The stretch of DNA CGGATTGGTGTTGTACTGCATGATCTGCCGCACGGAATGACGCAGCGCCTTTGACGGGATGGTCCCCAAGTGCGTGGAATTGCCGCCCACATGGGGCCTGCTATCGACCACCGCAACCTTGCGGCCTGCCTTGACCGCGTTCATCGCCGCGCCTTCACCGGCGGGGCCCGAGCCCAGAATCACCACGTCGTAGTTGTAGACCGCCATACTCACCCCTGAACACGCAGCAGGCTGCCCTGCCGCTGTTAACGAATTCGGTTATCCGTGTACAGTGCCGTTGCTCGCACTATCGTCTGGATTATCGCGCCGACCTGAGCGAACGGCGCTTACGTGTTGGCTGTGGGGTTATTCCACCGGCCGGACAAGCGCCGCTTTTCAGCGTCTAGTTGCGTCATAAGCGAGATCAGCTTTGGGGTCTCCATCTGACTGGGCATTAACCTCTTCACATTTCTCCCGGCTACCACCGCAGATCGAGCATTCCTTCTCAATACCGAGGTTGGCAATGCCTCCACAGGAACCGGCGATAGGTTTGCGGCCCATGATCACGCCGATGGACATACCAAATACCACTAACAACATGACGAGAAACACGATCAACCAAGTCATTGCTCTACTCCCGCACCGAACAGCTCATCAAAGGCCTCGGTGCTCTTGCTTACAAATTCCTGCCCTTCGCGAATGACGAAGAACGCCGCGATGTTTCTTTCCGCCGCATACGCCAAACCCCGCTCGGGCCCCAAAACCATGAGCACAGTAGACAACCCGTCCGCCCTCAATGTCGACGGGTCGACAACCGTCACGGCTGCCAGATGGTGCTCAATTGGCGCGCCGCTTTGCGGATCCAGCGTGTGCGAGTAACGCTTGCCGTTACGCTCGAAATAGTTGCGGTAGTCGCCCGACGTGGACACGGCCAGGCCATCCAGCTGAATGATCCGTTGCGCAACCCGCTCGTTGTCCAGTGGCGCTTCGATAGCGATGCGCCACGGCGCGTCGTCCGGTTTGCGGCCCTTGGCCTTGAGCTCGCCAGTGATCTCCACTAGATAGCTATGCACATTTGAAGCTTCGAGCTGCGCCGCTACCCGATCTACCGCGTAGCCTGCGGCAATACTGTTGAAGTCAACCTGCACGGCTCGGTCCTTGCAAAGCTGCTCGCCATCGACGCGCAGGTGTTCCTGGCCGACGTCCTGCCTGACTCGCGCTATCTCCTCTGCAGACGGCACTTGCTCACTGCGCCCCTGTGGGCCGAAGCCCCATAAATTGAGTAGCGGCTCGATAGTCAGATCCAACGCCCCGTTGCTTTCGCGAGAGAGCTGCTGGCCTGCCAGCACCAGCTCGCGCACACCGTTAGGCACAGCCATGCATCGATCCGCAGGCAGGGCGTTGAACGTTTCGATAACGGAATCGGCTCGGTAGGTCGACAGTTGCTGGTCGATCTCAGCAAGAATCGCCTCGGTGCCTCGCTGCAGCTGCGCCTTATCGATCGCGTTGCCGCCCGCCACATACTTGACTGAATACGTGCTGCCCATTGTGGGGCCGCTAAAACTTTCCACCTTCTCTTGAAACAGACAGCCCGTCAGGGCTGCCGCCAGGGCGGCAACGATGACGGGCTGGAGTAACGCGTGGCTCATGCTAGCCGCCAAAGTCGTCGAGGAGGATATTCTCCGGTTCGACGCCCAGGTCGGTGAGCATCTTGATCACCGACGCGTTCATCATTGGCGGGCCGCACATGTAGAACTCGCAGTCTTCAGGTGCCGGGTGGTCCTTAAGATAGTTCTCGTACAGCACGTTGTGAATAAAGCCGGTCGGGCCTTCCCAGTTGTCTTCGGGTTGAGGATCGGACAGCGCCAGGTGCCACTGGAAGTTCTCATTCTCGGCCTGTAACTGATCGTACTCCTCCACATAAAACGCCTCGCGCATTGAACGTGCGCCATACCAGAAGCTCATCTTGCGCTTGGAATTCAGGCGTTTTAGCTGATCGAAGATGTGCGACCGCATCGGAGCCATGCCGGCACCACCGCCGATGAACACCATTTCCGCATCCGTGTCCTTGGCGAAAAACTCACCAAAAGGACCATAGACGGTAACTTTGTCGCCGGGCTTAAGGCTGAACACCCAGGACGACATCTTTCCTGGTGGCAAATCGTCCTTACCCGGCGGCGGTGAGGCAATTCGGATGTTGAACTTCACAAGGCCAACTTCTTCGGGGTAGTTCGCCATGGAGTACGCACGAATGACGGTCTCGTCGACCTTCGATACGTACTTCCACTGGTTGAACTTGTCCCAGTCACCGCGATATTCCTCCTGAATATCGAAGTCCTTGTAACGAACCTCATGCGGGGGGCATTCCAGCTGTACATAACCACCGGCGCGGAAGTCAACGTTCTCACCTTCCGGCAACTTCAGCGTCAGCTCCTTGATGAAGGTCGCAACGTTCGGGTTGGACAGTACGGTGCACTCCCACTTCTTCACACCGAACACTTCTTCCGGCACTTCGATCTGCATGTCCGCCTTTACCGGAGTCTGGCAGGACAGGCGCCAGCCTTCGCCCGCCTCACGGCGGGTGAAATGCGACTCTTCGGTGGGCAGCATCTCGCCGCCACCGCTTTCGACGATGCACTTGCACTGAGCACAAGTACCGCCACCGCCGCATGCAGATGACAGGAAGATGTTATTAGCAGCCAGCGTTTGCAGCAGCTTGCCGCCCGCCGGAACGGTAATGGTGCGTTCGCCGTTGATCTCGATGTTGACATCACCGCTGGACACCAGCTTGGCGCGCGCAGCGAGGATGATCACCACCAACGCAAGCACGATGGCGGTGAACATGCCGATGGCGAGGAAAATTTCGTAACTCATCAGTTCATCCCGTCCTTACAGCTGTACGCCAGAGAAAGACATGAAGCCCAGCGACATCAGTCCGATGGTGATGAAGGTGATTCCCAGACCTTGAAGGCCGTCTGGCACATCGCTGTATTTGAGCTTCTCGCGAATACCAGCCAGCAAGGCGATTGCCAGCGCCCAGGACAGGCCCGAGCCGACCCCATAAACCGTACTTTCTGCCAGGTTGTAGTCACGCTCGACCATGAACAGGGTGCCGCCCATGATGGCGCAGTTCACCGTAATCAACGGAAGAAACACGCCCAGCGCGTTGTAGAGGCTCGGCACGTACTTATCGAGCGTCATCTCAAGAATCTGGACGATGGCCGCGATGACACCGATGTAGCTGAGCAGCCCAAGAAAGCTCAGATCTACCTCAGGCAGACCAGCCCAGGACAGCGCACCCGCTTTTAGCAGATAGGTGTAGATCAGGTTGTTGGCTGGAACAGTAATGGTCTGCACGACAATGACGGCGATACCCAGACCGATCGCTGTTTCCACCTTCTTAGAAATCGCAATGAAGGTACACATGCCGAGGAAGAACGCCAGAGCCATGTTCTCGATGAACACGGCCCGGACGAACAGGCTGATGTAATGCTCCATTAGTAAGCCTCCTTGTTCGAGACTTGCGGCGCCATCTTGAACGAAGGCTTCTCGACCTGTTCCTTCTTCCAGGCACGGATGCCCCAGATGAAAAAGCCGATCAGAAAGAACGCCGAAGGTGGAAGCAGCATCATGCCGTTAGGCAGGTACCAGCCCCCGTCGTTGACCACCGGAAGAATGGTGTAGCCCATCAACTTACCCGCGCCGAACAGCTCGCGAATGATACCGAGTGCAATCAGCATGGCGCTGTAACCAAGACCGTTACCAAGACCGTCGAAGAACGACAGCACCGGAGGGTTCTGCATGGCGAACGCTTCGGCCCGACCCATCACGATACAGTTGGTGATAATCAGACCGACAAACACCGACAGCTGTTTGGACAGTGAGAAGGCATAAGCCTTTAGCACCTGGTCAACTAGGATCACCAGCGAGGCGATGATCACCATCTGCACGATCATGCGAATCGAGCCTGGAATCTGGCTGCGGATCATGGAGATGAACAGGTTGGAGAACGCAACCACCAAAGTCAGCGCGACCGACATCACCAGCGCCGTCTTGAGGTTGGAGGTAACTGCCAGCGCCGAACAGATCCCGAGGATCTGCAGGCCGATGGGGTTGTTGTTGAAGACCGGATTGAACAGGACTTCCTTGATAGTAGGTTGCGACATGATCAAGCCTCCCCAGCGCGCAGGTTAGCGATAAATGGACCGAAGCCGTTTTCACCCAGCCAGAAATGCAGGAGGTTGTTAACCCCGTTACTGGTCAAGGTTGCACCGGCAAGAGCATCGACCTGGTGATCGGCTCGCGGACTTTGTGGATCAACACCGCCCTTGACTACCTGGATGGCCAGCTTGCCGTTCTCGTTGAACAGCTCCTTGCCTTGCCACTGACTGCGCCACTTCGGGTTGTCGACTTCGCCACCGAGGCCAGGCGTTTCGCCGTGCTGATAGAAGCCCAGGCCTTCAACCGTATTGATGTCACCCTGGACAGCAATGAAGCCATACAGCGTCGACCATAGGCCGTAGCCACGAACCGGAATGATCAGTGTCGAAAGCTCGCCATTTTCTTCGACCGTGTAAACGACGCTGTACCGTTCGCGACGCTTGATCGAGGCGATATCTTCGTCACCTGGCAGCGCCTTGGAAAGCTCAGGATCTTTCGCCGCGACCAGTGGATCGAAGGTGTTCGGATCAAACTCGTCGCTGTATTCACCTGTCTCGAGGTTGACCAGCTTGGCGACAATACGCTCGTTATAGAGCTGTTTGACCTGGTTTCCAGACATGCCGGGCTCGCCCAGACCGGCAATCGCCAGAATGCTGCG from Pseudomonas sp. DNDY-54 encodes:
- a CDS encoding FAD:protein FMN transferase, translating into MSHALLQPVIVAALAAALTGCLFQEKVESFSGPTMGSTYSVKYVAGGNAIDKAQLQRGTEAILAEIDQQLSTYRADSVIETFNALPADRCMAVPNGVRELVLAGQQLSRESNGALDLTIEPLLNLWGFGPQGRSEQVPSAEEIARVRQDVGQEHLRVDGEQLCKDRAVQVDFNSIAAGYAVDRVAAQLEASNVHSYLVEITGELKAKGRKPDDAPWRIAIEAPLDNERVAQRIIQLDGLAVSTSGDYRNYFERNGKRYSHTLDPQSGAPIEHHLAAVTVVDPSTLRADGLSTVLMVLGPERGLAYAAERNIAAFFVIREGQEFVSKSTEAFDELFGAGVEQ
- a CDS encoding NADH:ubiquinone reductase (Na(+)-transporting) subunit D, which translates into the protein MIMSQPTIKEVLFNPVFNNNPIGLQILGICSALAVTSNLKTALVMSVALTLVVAFSNLFISMIRSQIPGSIRMIVQMVIIASLVILVDQVLKAYAFSLSKQLSVFVGLIITNCIVMGRAEAFAMQNPPVLSFFDGLGNGLGYSAMLIALGIIRELFGAGKLMGYTILPVVNDGGWYLPNGMMLLPPSAFFLIGFFIWGIRAWKKEQVEKPSFKMAPQVSNKEAY
- the nqrM gene encoding (Na+)-NQR maturation NqrM; translation: MTWLIVFLVMLLVVFGMSIGVIMGRKPIAGSCGGIANLGIEKECSICGGSREKCEEVNAQSDGDPKADLAYDATRR
- a CDS encoding Na(+)-translocating NADH-quinone reductase subunit C — protein: MSSQKESTVRTLVVALLVCLVCSVFVAGAAVALRPTQLENRQLDKQRSILAIAGLGEPGMSGNQVKQLYNERIVAKLVNLETGEYSDEFDPNTFDPLVAAKDPELSKALPGDEDIASIKRRERYSVVYTVEENGELSTLIIPVRGYGLWSTLYGFIAVQGDINTVEGLGFYQHGETPGLGGEVDNPKWRSQWQGKELFNENGKLAIQVVKGGVDPQSPRADHQVDALAGATLTSNGVNNLLHFWLGENGFGPFIANLRAGEA
- the nqrF gene encoding NADH:ubiquinone reductase (Na(+)-transporting) subunit F, with protein sequence MMSYEIFLAIGMFTAIVLALVVIILAARAKLVSSGDVNIEINGERTITVPAGGKLLQTLAANNIFLSSACGGGGTCAQCKCIVESGGGEMLPTEESHFTRREAGEGWRLSCQTPVKADMQIEVPEEVFGVKKWECTVLSNPNVATFIKELTLKLPEGENVDFRAGGYVQLECPPHEVRYKDFDIQEEYRGDWDKFNQWKYVSKVDETVIRAYSMANYPEEVGLVKFNIRIASPPPGKDDLPPGKMSSWVFSLKPGDKVTVYGPFGEFFAKDTDAEMVFIGGGAGMAPMRSHIFDQLKRLNSKRKMSFWYGARSMREAFYVEEYDQLQAENENFQWHLALSDPQPEDNWEGPTGFIHNVLYENYLKDHPAPEDCEFYMCGPPMMNASVIKMLTDLGVEPENILLDDFGG
- the nqrE gene encoding NADH:ubiquinone reductase (Na(+)-transporting) subunit E, coding for MEHYISLFVRAVFIENMALAFFLGMCTFIAISKKVETAIGLGIAVIVVQTITVPANNLIYTYLLKAGALSWAGLPEVDLSFLGLLSYIGVIAAIVQILEMTLDKYVPSLYNALGVFLPLITVNCAIMGGTLFMVERDYNLAESTVYGVGSGLSWALAIALLAGIREKLKYSDVPDGLQGLGITFITIGLMSLGFMSFSGVQL